Within Kutzneria chonburiensis, the genomic segment CCCGCCTCGACCAACCGGGCCCGTAACCGCGACGTGTGGGCACACGCACGGTGAGCGTGACCGAATCGGAAAACGGCCCGCCCGCGCCGGGGAAACGATGCGCGAGCGGGCCGAACGGAGATCGTGAGCGATCCGGCTCCGGGGCTGGGGAACCCGTCGAGCCGGACGGCGCCGGCGAACGGAGGCGAGTGACCCGCCCCCTCCCCCTACGGGCCGCCGACACGGCCTCACGACCGTCCAGGTGCCCCAGCATTCCATCAACTCCAACTCATAACACCGTTACGAAGAGCGGTATCACTCGAACAGAGCAGCGGTTTCGGTCGACGTGACTACGACCGTGACCGGCCGATATTCCCAGCTCACCGCCGGTGAACCTATTCGATTGAGGTCGAAATGTTGCCGGTTGCAACCTCCAGCTGGTTTCACCAGACGTATCGTCAGGAACGGCACCTCAGTTACCCTCGCCACATGGGGACACCAGGCGTGCCGGGGCCGCTGGCGGCGAAGATCCAGGCGCTGTTCGCCCGGCAGCTGCGCCCCGTCTCCGATCACCAGCACGCCCGTGACGTGGCCGCCACCGGCAACCCGCACGCCCCGCGCCGCCGCACCGAGTACAGCCACAGCGCGGTGGCCCGGGCCATCGGCTCGACCGACACGTACGTCACGCAGCTGCGCTCCGGCCAGCGCGACAACCCGAACCTGAAGCTCATCCAGAAGTTGGCCGACTTCTTCGGCGTGGACGTCACGTACCTGGTCAAGGACGCCATCCCGGTCGGCGACCTGCCGCTGTACGTGAGACAGCCGTCCGTGCAGGAGCGGGTGAACAACCTGTTCGACAAGGTCCGGCCGAACGGGCCGGCCGCGCCGCCGTACACCGACGACGCGGTGGCCGCGGCGATCGGCGTCGACGTCGCCCAGCTGCGCCGGGTCCGCGACGGCTCCGAGGATGATCCGGGGCTCAAGCTGCTCCAGGCGCTGGCCGAGCACTTCGGCGTGCCCGCCGCCTACCTCACCGACACCGACGCCAAGCTGATCGCGAGCGTGTCCGAGCAGCTCGACCTGCTCGCCGACCTGATGCCGATGGCCGCCCGCCAGCTCGGCGACACGTCATCGCTGAGCGTGCTGGCCGCGGTGCTGCGCCACGTCCGCGAGCGCGACGCCGAGCACGAGGTCTGACCGAGCACCATCCTTGGGGGTATTCCGTTGCGTCTCACGTCGTGGTTGCGCCGAGGCCACCGGCACCGGCAGGTCACGCGGGCCGTCCGGGACCTGATGGCGGCGGTGCCGGTCGGCACCGACCTGGAGGAGTTCGTCCGGCGGCTGGCCGCGTCCCGCGGCCGTCCGGTGAGCCTGGTGCCGTTCTCCGAGGTGGTGCCGGACGTGGCAGCGCCGTTCTCCGGCCTGTGGGTCAAGGCCCCCAGACTCGACTGCATCGTGTACGACGACACCGCGCCGCAGGCCACCCAGCGCCACGCCGTCTTCCACGAGGTGGCGCACATGGTGCTCGGCCATCTGTCCACAGAGGACCTTGACGGCCTGCAACTGCGGCTGATGTCCGCGCTGCTGCCCGATCTACAGCCGCAGGTCATCCAGCGGACCGTGCGGGCCGGGCTGTGCCGGTCCGGTTGCGGCTACGTCGACGAGCAGGAGGACGCGGCCGAGCGGTTCGCCACCGAGCTGGCGCTGCGGGTGTCGCGGGCCCATCTGATCCACCCGATCCCGCCGCCGGATCCCGAGGATCTCGCGGTGATCGCCCGTTTCATGTCCACCCTCGGCCC encodes:
- a CDS encoding helix-turn-helix transcriptional regulator — protein: MGTPGVPGPLAAKIQALFARQLRPVSDHQHARDVAATGNPHAPRRRTEYSHSAVARAIGSTDTYVTQLRSGQRDNPNLKLIQKLADFFGVDVTYLVKDAIPVGDLPLYVRQPSVQERVNNLFDKVRPNGPAAPPYTDDAVAAAIGVDVAQLRRVRDGSEDDPGLKLLQALAEHFGVPAAYLTDTDAKLIASVSEQLDLLADLMPMAARQLGDTSSLSVLAAVLRHVRERDAEHEV